From a single Cyclobacterium marinum DSM 745 genomic region:
- a CDS encoding T9SS type A sorting domain-containing protein has product MKQTYSVLNLIFLLFILPMGLVYSQNGIPDNKGKEFWLMFNRNFNNSSATNLDLFITSDLATNGQVILPDETVIDFSVTPGTVTTVNLPSTLLATLSDGVENKGVNIIADSEITIYGLNQYNATTDAFLGLPLDVLGTEYIVMSYITLSATPSTASAFGVVATMDGTVVTIVPSIGTNTRPSGVPYEVNLNKGETYQLIASVTNGDLTGSFITSNNPVAVFTGHTCAYVPQNISACDHLIEQAPPVTSLGESFVTIPLASRRAGDIYRIVATKDGTSVSINGTGGFTENFTLNAGDFHELSIPSDVYTKIESDQAILVAQFSKGQSSDNVTSDPFMMLIPPFEQFQNSYTVSTPATGFSKHFINLAVPTSQKDKIELDGAFLDPSIFTDIPGSTFAGAQVEVSQGTHNISGNLAFGAFMYGFGSYDSYGYPGGQALASVEQVRNINLDIEQEIQQGTTYCFNSSVTDDEGVPIFGVRVDFEVEGVNEKIGFALTDEQGIANFCFDAINEGTDKIIASVGSTTAEATVSTTIPRPDQVLLNSLPESVTLGEEICLTSQILDQFDNPMEGEMLFIEYMGNVIYSGESDENGMIEYCFTPEEGGDLLFTSYYEGGDKTETTVMVAVPDSMPTSISIDAASNEINLGQQVCVTATVKDQFGKVMEGVEVQLEINGVDAGSEMTDENGVAEFCKTAEEEDGELLIFVVNYVGGGSPASTSITVLNSGGGGDGGGGGGLIASAISITNISAEVNLGEEACVESLVLDQNGDPLPNTEVTIEVNGEIVATLMSDEDGIVAYCIVTESMGDLSFAVNYDGGTPATGTVKIIQVVLVATTISVEPSEGEVSIGTETCLEVEVLDQLDNPFGVIEVFITKNGEPAGSMMTNEDGVLNYCFNPDMEGEFEFGFYYTVENTVTAMITVTDNVPIPTIISFEENEVEVVLGEEVCLAATILDQFGMPLAGVEVSFDVNGVFYGKGITDENGRVELCGTPDELGDLMVTASYEGGEDTEAIIKVVTESDDLEIESFWLVDAGTNTIIREIMNGDIIPYSEVKDKMINMMVITDPEKVGSVKLELESLTLCPTCSPDMRSTTENVVPYAVFGDINGDYTGKNILPGVYEFAATPFEMKHLSGNQGVKSMVNFEVMFEGTIDSFTLVNATDDTDIIKIMDGDVIDLSAFKDKKFNIRSNVPEDQQGGIDMMIEGPVNFSMFEKVMPFALFGDNLGDYAGRDLPEGSYTMSATAYPFKSTVNRGIGGATVTINFEVIHNSKIDKFTLVNADTDEDIMELMEGSYIDLNQYKNVKLNIRADGKGDNIAAMTFQLSGAKDYNWTERKAPYAIFGDLPANDYAGKYLNEGKYKLMVTPYNADNTMGESMTVNFIAGFDGGDNLRIENASLNQLEANTSEGEVNNGNMVEDLKVYPQPSQNVVNFLYPSSLSEDATVMIYKGNGQLIHGSQMGNTPSFNFGRFGSGLYLIHVSNGDRIISKKVFIY; this is encoded by the coding sequence ATGAAGCAAACCTACAGTGTTTTAAACTTGATTTTTCTGCTGTTTATACTTCCTATGGGATTGGTATATTCTCAGAATGGTATTCCCGATAATAAGGGAAAGGAATTTTGGTTAATGTTTAACCGAAATTTTAATAATAGTAGTGCTACAAATTTGGATTTATTTATTACTAGTGATTTAGCTACTAATGGTCAAGTAATATTGCCAGATGAAACTGTAATAGATTTTTCTGTAACACCTGGAACTGTTACTACGGTAAATCTACCCAGTACACTTCTGGCTACTCTTAGTGATGGTGTTGAAAATAAAGGGGTTAATATTATAGCAGATAGTGAGATTACTATATATGGGTTAAATCAATATAATGCTACAACTGATGCTTTTCTTGGTTTACCGCTTGATGTGTTGGGAACCGAATATATAGTTATGTCCTATATAACACTATCGGCAACCCCTTCTACAGCATCTGCATTTGGGGTGGTAGCAACAATGGATGGGACAGTAGTTACCATAGTACCTTCAATAGGTACAAATACAAGACCGTCTGGCGTACCCTATGAAGTAAACTTAAATAAAGGTGAGACTTACCAGTTAATAGCATCGGTAACAAATGGTGATTTAACGGGTAGTTTTATCACTTCTAATAATCCTGTCGCAGTATTTACTGGCCATACCTGTGCCTATGTGCCGCAGAATATTTCCGCATGTGATCATTTGATTGAACAAGCACCTCCTGTAACTTCCTTGGGTGAAAGTTTTGTCACTATTCCACTAGCCTCTAGAAGAGCAGGTGACATTTATAGAATTGTTGCCACCAAGGATGGAACCAGTGTTTCGATAAATGGTACAGGTGGCTTTACAGAAAACTTCACATTAAATGCAGGTGACTTTCACGAATTAAGTATCCCTAGTGATGTGTATACTAAAATTGAATCAGATCAAGCCATTTTAGTTGCACAGTTTTCGAAAGGTCAAAGTTCTGATAATGTTACATCTGATCCGTTTATGATGTTAATACCTCCTTTCGAGCAATTTCAAAATAGTTATACTGTCAGCACTCCAGCAACTGGTTTTAGTAAGCATTTTATAAACTTGGCAGTGCCAACTTCTCAAAAGGATAAAATTGAACTGGACGGTGCCTTTTTGGACCCTTCTATTTTTACAGATATACCCGGATCTACCTTTGCCGGAGCACAGGTAGAAGTTTCTCAAGGAACACATAATATTTCTGGAAACTTGGCTTTTGGGGCTTTTATGTATGGCTTTGGTAGCTATGATTCCTATGGATACCCGGGTGGTCAGGCACTGGCTAGCGTGGAACAAGTTCGCAATATTAATTTGGATATTGAACAAGAAATTCAACAGGGAACTACTTATTGTTTCAATTCTTCAGTGACAGATGATGAGGGCGTACCAATTTTTGGTGTTAGGGTGGATTTTGAAGTGGAAGGGGTCAATGAGAAAATTGGTTTTGCATTAACTGATGAACAAGGGATAGCGAATTTCTGCTTTGATGCTATTAATGAGGGAACTGATAAAATAATAGCATCTGTAGGAAGTACAACTGCAGAAGCTACCGTTTCTACAACCATTCCTAGACCGGATCAGGTGCTGCTTAACTCCCTGCCTGAATCAGTGACTTTGGGAGAGGAAATATGCCTTACCAGTCAGATTTTGGATCAATTTGATAACCCGATGGAAGGTGAGATGTTATTTATCGAATATATGGGCAATGTAATTTACAGTGGTGAATCTGATGAGAATGGGATGATAGAATATTGTTTCACACCGGAAGAAGGTGGAGACCTCTTATTTACGAGTTATTATGAGGGAGGGGATAAAACCGAAACTACCGTTATGGTCGCTGTTCCGGATTCAATGCCTACCTCAATAAGTATAGATGCCGCATCCAATGAGATCAATTTGGGACAACAGGTATGTGTGACTGCCACGGTTAAAGATCAGTTTGGCAAAGTAATGGAAGGTGTTGAAGTTCAATTGGAAATCAATGGGGTGGATGCAGGATCTGAAATGACCGACGAAAATGGAGTGGCTGAATTTTGCAAAACAGCAGAGGAAGAAGATGGCGAGCTTCTAATTTTTGTTGTTAATTATGTTGGAGGCGGAAGCCCGGCTTCTACGAGTATTACTGTCCTTAATTCCGGAGGCGGCGGAGACGGAGGCGGTGGTGGTGGCCTTATAGCTAGTGCCATTTCAATAACCAATATATCTGCTGAGGTCAACCTTGGTGAGGAAGCCTGTGTAGAATCCCTAGTGTTGGATCAAAACGGTGATCCACTTCCCAATACAGAAGTAACTATAGAAGTCAATGGAGAAATTGTGGCCACCTTAATGAGTGATGAAGATGGAATAGTTGCCTATTGTATTGTTACCGAAAGCATGGGTGATCTAAGCTTTGCTGTTAATTATGATGGTGGAACTCCTGCCACAGGTACGGTAAAAATCATTCAAGTTGTATTGGTTGCTACTACTATTTCAGTTGAACCTTCTGAGGGTGAAGTAAGTATTGGAACAGAGACTTGTTTGGAAGTAGAGGTATTGGATCAGTTAGACAATCCATTTGGTGTCATTGAAGTGTTTATTACCAAAAATGGAGAACCCGCCGGTTCTATGATGACCAATGAGGACGGAGTATTGAATTATTGCTTCAATCCGGATATGGAAGGTGAGTTTGAGTTCGGCTTTTATTATACAGTCGAGAACACTGTTACCGCCATGATCACTGTTACAGACAATGTCCCAATCCCTACCATTATTTCATTTGAAGAAAACGAAGTGGAAGTAGTTCTTGGTGAAGAAGTATGTTTGGCAGCCACTATATTGGATCAATTTGGAATGCCTCTAGCAGGGGTAGAAGTTTCTTTTGATGTGAATGGTGTATTCTATGGTAAAGGCATCACCGATGAAAATGGTAGGGTAGAACTCTGTGGAACTCCTGATGAGTTAGGTGATTTAATGGTGACTGCTTCATATGAAGGAGGAGAGGACACAGAAGCAATCATTAAGGTAGTAACAGAATCTGATGACTTAGAAATCGAAAGCTTCTGGCTTGTAGATGCAGGAACCAATACCATTATCAGAGAAATAATGAATGGTGACATTATACCTTATTCTGAAGTCAAAGATAAAATGATCAATATGATGGTAATCACTGATCCTGAAAAAGTGGGTAGTGTGAAATTAGAATTGGAATCATTAACCTTATGTCCAACCTGTTCTCCTGACATGCGAAGTACAACTGAAAATGTGGTACCGTACGCAGTATTTGGTGATATCAACGGAGATTATACAGGGAAAAACATATTGCCTGGGGTATATGAATTTGCTGCCACACCATTTGAAATGAAACATCTTTCCGGTAATCAGGGAGTGAAATCCATGGTAAACTTTGAAGTGATGTTTGAAGGAACCATTGACAGTTTCACTTTAGTCAATGCTACAGATGATACGGATATTATAAAAATAATGGATGGTGATGTGATAGATTTATCAGCATTCAAAGATAAAAAGTTTAATATCAGATCAAATGTTCCTGAAGACCAACAAGGTGGAATTGATATGATGATTGAGGGGCCAGTTAATTTCTCCATGTTTGAGAAAGTGATGCCATTTGCGCTCTTTGGTGACAATTTAGGTGACTACGCTGGAAGAGACCTCCCTGAGGGAAGTTATACCATGTCTGCTACAGCTTATCCATTCAAGTCTACTGTGAATAGAGGCATAGGTGGAGCCACTGTTACAATTAATTTTGAAGTAATTCACAATAGCAAAATTGATAAATTTACTCTGGTAAATGCGGATACGGACGAGGACATTATGGAGCTTATGGAAGGTAGTTACATCGACCTGAATCAGTACAAAAATGTTAAGTTGAATATCAGGGCTGATGGCAAAGGTGATAATATAGCTGCCATGACTTTTCAACTATCTGGTGCTAAAGATTACAATTGGACAGAGAGAAAAGCACCATATGCGATCTTCGGAGATTTACCCGCCAATGATTATGCAGGCAAGTACCTGAATGAAGGTAAGTATAAATTGATGGTTACGCCTTACAATGCTGACAATACCATGGGAGAAAGCATGACAGTCAATTTTATTGCAGGTTTTGATGGTGGCGACAATTTGAGGATTGAAAATGCATCTTTGAATCAATTAGAGGCCAATACCTCAGAAGGTGAAGT
- a CDS encoding GntT/GntP/DsdX family permease, producing the protein MDQTLYLFIITSLSILLLLVLVMKLKVHAFISLLLASCFVGLASGMPFMELIGSLQKGMGDILGFITIVVGLGAILGKLLEVSGGAQTMAHFLIKGFGEKRTSWALMLTGFIVSIPVFLDVGFIILIPLVYALANKSGNSLLHYAIPLLAGMAVTHAFIPPTPGPVAVAEILNAPLGWMIIFGVIVGLPCAILAGPIFGQYISNKIFVPVPSHIEFKDEATGNASKRDFYLIAFIIILPLLLILIATTSNLLVETGHINGDNYLLEVAQFLGHPFIALTIATLVALYFLGYRKGYKAKQLLEFSDKALAPAGLIIVITGAGGMFKEILVQSGAGEALAEVFIAYNVAPIVMAYLIAVIIRIIQGSATVAMVTAAGMISPIIIDMDMSDPYKALIGIAIAAGACILSHVNDSGFWLVKKYLDISEKETLQTWTTLETIISVTGFLIVLSLSFLIP; encoded by the coding sequence ATGGATCAAACGCTCTATCTTTTTATTATTACCTCTTTGTCTATATTGTTGTTGTTGGTATTGGTGATGAAATTAAAGGTGCATGCCTTTATTTCCTTATTATTGGCCAGTTGTTTTGTAGGTTTAGCATCGGGCATGCCTTTTATGGAACTTATAGGTAGTCTTCAAAAAGGCATGGGTGATATTTTAGGCTTTATTACCATTGTTGTTGGTCTTGGAGCTATTTTAGGAAAATTGTTAGAGGTCTCCGGGGGTGCACAAACCATGGCTCATTTTTTAATTAAGGGGTTTGGGGAAAAAAGGACTTCTTGGGCATTGATGCTAACGGGTTTTATTGTTTCTATACCTGTGTTTTTGGATGTAGGATTTATTATCTTAATTCCATTGGTTTATGCTTTAGCTAATAAATCCGGCAATTCATTGTTACATTATGCAATCCCTTTATTAGCAGGCATGGCGGTTACACATGCCTTTATACCTCCAACACCGGGACCGGTGGCAGTAGCAGAAATACTGAATGCACCCTTGGGCTGGATGATAATTTTTGGAGTGATAGTAGGATTGCCTTGTGCGATATTGGCAGGACCTATATTTGGTCAGTATATTTCTAATAAAATATTTGTGCCGGTACCCTCGCATATAGAATTTAAGGATGAAGCTACCGGTAATGCCTCTAAAAGAGACTTTTATTTAATAGCTTTTATAATTATTCTTCCATTATTATTAATACTCATTGCTACTACATCCAATTTATTGGTAGAAACCGGCCATATCAATGGAGATAATTATTTATTAGAAGTAGCGCAGTTTTTAGGACACCCTTTTATTGCTTTGACCATAGCTACACTAGTGGCCCTATATTTCTTAGGGTATAGAAAAGGATACAAAGCCAAGCAATTGCTTGAGTTTTCCGACAAGGCTTTAGCTCCAGCAGGACTTATTATTGTGATTACAGGTGCCGGCGGGATGTTTAAAGAAATCCTAGTACAAAGTGGTGCAGGGGAAGCACTTGCAGAAGTTTTTATAGCTTATAATGTAGCTCCTATAGTGATGGCTTATTTAATTGCAGTCATTATTCGGATAATTCAAGGTTCTGCAACTGTGGCCATGGTGACCGCTGCAGGTATGATTTCTCCAATAATTATAGATATGGATATGTCTGATCCATACAAAGCCTTAATTGGAATTGCCATAGCAGCAGGCGCATGTATCTTATCTCATGTCAATGATTCAGGTTTTTGGTTGGTTAAGAAATACCTGGATATAAGTGAGAAAGAGACTTTACAAACATGGACTACATTAGAAACAATAATCTCCGTAACCGGGTTTCTTATAGTGTTATCCCTTTCGTTTCTTATCCCCTAA
- a CDS encoding bifunctional 4-hydroxy-2-oxoglutarate aldolase/2-dehydro-3-deoxy-phosphogluconate aldolase, whose product MKKTFSWEAFDKAPIVAIFRNLDSNDLLQVAQCFKVTGLSTMEITLNSKNATEDIARLVKEFGEELNIGAGTVCDMDDLHAALAAGAQFIVTPILDEEVIQYCVANQIPVFPGAFTPTEIYKAWKLGANMVKVFPSSALGPGYIKDLLGPLDSIKLLPTGGVSKDNVSTYFKAGASGVGVGSAVVPKTFLQNKDWEGLQEHLSQFLKAYQDTD is encoded by the coding sequence ATGAAAAAAACATTTTCCTGGGAAGCTTTTGATAAAGCTCCCATAGTAGCCATTTTTAGAAATTTAGATAGTAATGATTTGCTTCAAGTCGCCCAATGTTTTAAAGTTACAGGGCTTTCCACCATGGAAATCACCTTGAATTCAAAGAATGCCACTGAAGATATTGCTCGCTTGGTCAAAGAATTTGGAGAGGAACTGAATATTGGTGCAGGTACTGTTTGTGACATGGATGACTTACATGCCGCGTTGGCTGCAGGAGCACAGTTTATTGTTACTCCAATATTAGATGAAGAGGTAATTCAATATTGCGTGGCCAACCAAATCCCGGTATTCCCGGGAGCTTTTACCCCAACAGAAATTTATAAAGCCTGGAAATTAGGGGCCAATATGGTCAAGGTATTTCCATCTTCGGCCTTGGGCCCCGGTTATATTAAAGATTTATTAGGCCCTTTGGATAGTATTAAATTGTTACCTACCGGAGGTGTCTCCAAGGACAATGTTTCTACTTATTTTAAAGCAGGTGCATCTGGTGTTGGTGTAGGAAGTGCAGTGGTTCCAAAAACTTTCTTACAGAACAAAGATTGGGAAGGTCTTCAAGAACACCTAAGTCAATTTTTAAAAGCTTACCAAGATACTGATTAA
- a CDS encoding 2-dehydro-3-deoxygalactonokinase produces the protein MMKFLSCDWGTSSFRLRIVNLNDARIEGEHVNEAGIQTTFNKYIETGNEANRVKFYFDQLKKEIRQMSENLQVNLEGMLIVCSGMASSSIGIKELPYSDLPIDVNGNSVGLEYFPMSEDFDYSLLLVSGLRSSDNVMRGEETQLIGVVRQLENFSGNGIFILPGTHSKHIKVEGYKVSNFKTYMTGEVFHLMAYQSILSKSVKSNSNEKYKEIFEVGVKEGASSALLSVLFKARTNELFGRYSKEENFHYLSGLLIGNELSNLVDEKDSCIYLCSEGKLHPNYVIGMETLGLHAEVLPEEWVRKSVIHGQIQILNQNINNEKNIFLGSF, from the coding sequence ATGATGAAATTTTTAAGTTGTGATTGGGGGACAAGTTCCTTTAGATTACGGATTGTCAATTTAAATGATGCAAGAATAGAAGGTGAGCATGTAAATGAAGCCGGAATACAAACTACATTTAATAAGTACATAGAAACAGGAAATGAGGCAAACAGAGTAAAATTTTATTTTGACCAATTAAAGAAGGAGATTAGGCAAATGAGTGAGAACCTTCAAGTCAATTTGGAAGGGATGTTGATCGTTTGCTCAGGGATGGCATCTTCCAGCATAGGAATAAAGGAACTGCCTTATTCTGATCTGCCTATAGATGTAAATGGAAATTCGGTGGGATTAGAATATTTCCCTATGTCTGAAGATTTTGATTATTCTTTGCTTTTGGTGTCCGGACTTAGGAGTTCTGACAATGTTATGAGGGGAGAGGAGACACAACTCATAGGTGTGGTGAGGCAATTGGAGAATTTTTCTGGCAATGGGATTTTCATTCTTCCAGGCACTCATTCTAAGCACATTAAAGTAGAAGGATATAAGGTTAGCAACTTCAAAACTTACATGACAGGTGAGGTTTTCCATTTAATGGCGTATCAGAGTATATTATCAAAAAGTGTAAAATCCAACTCCAATGAAAAGTACAAAGAGATATTTGAAGTTGGAGTTAAGGAAGGGGCGTCAAGTGCTTTATTATCGGTGCTTTTTAAGGCAAGAACAAACGAATTATTTGGTCGCTATTCTAAAGAAGAAAACTTTCATTATTTAAGCGGTTTGTTGATTGGAAATGAACTGAGTAATTTGGTGGATGAAAAGGATTCTTGCATTTACTTATGTTCTGAGGGAAAATTGCATCCAAACTATGTGATAGGAATGGAAACATTGGGGCTTCATGCTGAGGTTTTACCCGAAGAATGGGTCCGAAAATCTGTCATTCATGGTCAAATTCAAATATTGAATCAAAATATAAACAATGAAAAAAACATTTTCCTGGGAAGCTTTTGA
- a CDS encoding DUF748 domain-containing protein: MRKKTIISLGIVVFLLLLLRLFLPSIVLHFVNKELKDMEEYTGHVEDIDIALIRGAYVIDGIEILKRDTNKTAAIDTVPFFSCPKIDLSIHWKALFQGKVVGELLVDQPKLNFVHTPSVEPEVKQDTSDLRGLIRDLMPLDINRFEINQAEVHYIDNLSSPKVDVFIKDLNILATHLTNDSVEGDSLPSSLNANGRAYDGVFNLDVKLNALADQPTFDMSAAFENVNLVGLNDFLRAYGNFDVKKGEFNVFTEFAAKEGVFKGYVKPLIKDLDVVQWNKEEGNVLQILWETLVAGAAELFENQKEDQLGSKITIENTFENPNIHTGQAIMIILRNAFVQALRPSIEQSIDLGNIEEEEAKSGFLEGIFKGESEK, translated from the coding sequence ATGCGTAAAAAGACCATAATTAGTTTAGGGATAGTTGTATTTTTATTGCTCTTATTAAGATTATTTCTACCAAGTATTGTACTTCATTTCGTGAATAAGGAGTTAAAGGACATGGAAGAATATACAGGTCATGTGGAGGACATAGATATCGCTTTGATTAGAGGTGCATATGTAATTGATGGAATTGAGATTTTAAAAAGGGATACAAATAAAACTGCTGCTATAGATACTGTTCCTTTTTTCTCATGCCCTAAGATTGACTTATCAATTCATTGGAAGGCATTGTTTCAAGGGAAAGTTGTAGGTGAGCTTTTGGTAGATCAACCTAAGTTAAATTTTGTTCATACACCAAGTGTGGAGCCGGAAGTTAAGCAAGATACTTCCGATCTTAGAGGGTTAATTCGAGATTTAATGCCTTTGGACATCAATAGGTTTGAGATCAACCAAGCTGAAGTCCATTACATCGATAATTTATCGAGCCCTAAAGTGGATGTTTTTATTAAGGATTTAAATATTTTGGCAACTCATTTGACCAATGATTCTGTGGAAGGGGATTCTTTACCATCTTCCCTTAACGCTAATGGTAGAGCATATGATGGAGTATTCAATTTAGATGTGAAGTTAAATGCATTAGCCGACCAGCCTACTTTTGATATGAGTGCTGCATTTGAAAATGTGAACTTGGTAGGGTTAAATGATTTTTTAAGGGCTTACGGAAATTTTGATGTTAAAAAAGGAGAATTTAATGTCTTTACAGAGTTTGCTGCAAAGGAAGGTGTCTTTAAGGGATATGTAAAACCATTAATCAAAGATTTAGATGTGGTACAATGGAACAAAGAAGAAGGCAATGTGCTCCAAATTTTGTGGGAAACTCTTGTTGCAGGAGCTGCGGAGTTGTTTGAAAACCAAAAAGAAGACCAATTAGGTTCAAAAATTACCATAGAGAATACCTTCGAAAACCCCAATATACATACCGGTCAAGCAATTATGATAATATTGAGAAATGCTTTTGTTCAAGCTTTAAGGCCCTCGATTGAGCAATCCATCGATTTAGGAAATATAGAGGAAGAGGAGGCTAAGTCGGGCTTTTTAGAAGGGATTTTTAAAGGAGAAAGTGAGAAGTAA